The proteins below come from a single Candidatus Bathyarchaeota archaeon genomic window:
- the cdhD gene encoding CO dehydrogenase/acetyl-CoA synthase subunit delta, whose amino-acid sequence MADNKKDEDKHGGIDANDLLKLLAKFQHLELHDFEMSASNLEFRVEPGVAAPMMPNVKLPISMPTKPAALMQQTFTPPIEKYSGEIATVKLGATKSEGGTRGRSITIGGEKAPAFYTFESSIINKPVVTMDVFDMAVPLSKAVKMHVKEVLDDPAAWAKLAVEKFGADMITVHLISIDPLLKDATPKSTLKTIENVLQAVDVPLVIGGCGDPEKDTALFEEVTQAFPGERFLLSSFTRDMKIEKISKLAKQNNHAVLAFTSMDLNMARELNRNLYDYLGKDDIVMDLSTAALGYGLDYAFTNMERGRLAGLMGDGELAHPMSSGTTNAWAAREAWLKLEDRWEPRELRGPLWEVNTTLTLLLAGVDMFMMIHPAAVKTLKDVINNLSSGKKADPSKYLDWVSAKM is encoded by the coding sequence TTGGCGGACAATAAAAAAGACGAAGACAAACACGGTGGAATCGACGCAAACGACCTGTTGAAGCTTCTTGCGAAGTTTCAACACCTCGAACTCCACGACTTTGAAATGAGCGCAAGCAATCTAGAATTCAGAGTTGAGCCTGGCGTAGCTGCTCCAATGATGCCTAATGTCAAACTGCCTATTTCTATGCCAACAAAACCAGCTGCTTTAATGCAACAAACTTTCACACCGCCAATCGAAAAATACTCTGGTGAAATAGCAACAGTAAAACTTGGTGCAACAAAAAGTGAAGGCGGCACCCGTGGAAGAAGCATAACCATAGGTGGCGAAAAAGCACCTGCCTTCTACACTTTTGAAAGCTCCATCATAAACAAGCCAGTTGTCACCATGGACGTTTTCGACATGGCTGTGCCCTTGTCTAAAGCTGTCAAGATGCACGTTAAAGAAGTCCTGGACGACCCTGCGGCTTGGGCAAAACTTGCAGTTGAGAAATTCGGTGCAGACATGATTACCGTTCACTTAATCAGCATTGACCCCTTACTCAAAGACGCAACACCAAAATCAACACTAAAAACAATCGAAAACGTGTTGCAAGCAGTTGATGTTCCCCTTGTAATCGGTGGATGCGGTGACCCAGAAAAAGACACAGCCTTATTCGAAGAAGTAACTCAAGCTTTTCCAGGTGAAAGATTCCTTCTAAGCTCATTTACACGCGACATGAAAATAGAGAAAATTTCAAAACTTGCAAAACAAAACAACCATGCCGTATTAGCCTTCACTTCAATGGACTTAAACATGGCACGAGAATTGAACAGAAACCTTTATGATTACTTAGGTAAAGATGACATCGTTATGGACTTATCCACAGCTGCTTTAGGTTACGGTCTAGACTACGCTTTCACAAACATGGAACGCGGTAGACTCGCAGGCTTAATGGGAGACGGTGAACTTGCACATCCAATGTCCTCTGGAACAACCAATGCTTGGGCTGCACGTGAAGCTTGGCTAAAATTGGAGGACAGATGGGAACCACGCGAACTCAGAGGTCCACTTTGGGAAGTAAACACTACATTAACCCTACTGCTAGCAGGTGTAGACATGTTTATGATGATTCACCCAGCAGCAGTC
- the cdhC gene encoding CO dehydrogenase/CO-methylating acetyl-CoA synthase complex subunit beta has protein sequence MFKDIPVEVGVIYEGERIRRNDMQVELGGPTVKQKFELAKVKPMNEIDDGKITIIGPDLKDLKEGGAHQLGILIEAAGAKLDAGLEGVLERRIHGYLNYVEGFMHLNQRYDVWMRLGKKSFQKGLNSFEIMGKVLYRLFKSELPIVEKLQITFITDADKLAEVYPQALQAYEARDAKARGLKDSEVDTFYGCVLCQSFAPSHVCVITPQRYSNCGAISWFDGKASASIDPKGPIFAIPRGEVINAEKGEFSGANEAVKKHSMGEVTKVWLYTAFDHPHTSCGCFEAVAFYIPEVDGLAVVHRGFKGATVNGLPFSTLADSTAGGRQIDGFHGMALEYMRSSKFFAADGGWNRIVWLPKEIKEKVKQYIPQDVVDKIATEDDAKNIEDLQAFLKEKSHPVVERWTTEETAEEAEAAPEAQAFEGMPVMTTSSLPINAGGFRIILKDAKIYASKVIVKPLKEEKAEKR, from the coding sequence ATGTTTAAAGATATACCAGTCGAAGTAGGCGTAATCTATGAAGGAGAACGTATCCGACGAAACGACATGCAAGTCGAACTCGGCGGTCCAACAGTCAAACAAAAGTTTGAACTGGCAAAAGTAAAACCCATGAATGAAATCGATGATGGCAAAATCACCATTATCGGACCAGACCTAAAAGACCTCAAAGAAGGCGGCGCACACCAACTCGGCATCCTCATTGAAGCAGCAGGCGCAAAACTCGATGCAGGCCTTGAAGGTGTCCTTGAAAGACGTATTCACGGCTATCTAAACTACGTCGAAGGTTTCATGCACTTAAACCAGCGCTATGACGTCTGGATGCGTTTAGGCAAAAAATCATTCCAGAAAGGCCTAAACAGCTTTGAAATAATGGGCAAAGTTCTCTACAGACTCTTCAAGAGCGAACTACCAATCGTTGAAAAACTACAAATAACCTTCATAACAGACGCTGACAAACTCGCCGAAGTATACCCACAAGCACTCCAAGCATATGAAGCACGTGACGCAAAAGCAAGAGGACTCAAAGACAGTGAAGTCGACACCTTCTACGGTTGTGTCCTATGTCAATCATTTGCTCCAAGCCACGTCTGTGTTATCACACCACAAAGATACAGTAACTGTGGTGCCATCAGCTGGTTTGACGGAAAAGCCTCAGCAAGCATTGACCCGAAAGGTCCAATCTTTGCAATTCCAAGAGGCGAAGTTATCAACGCAGAGAAAGGTGAATTCAGCGGCGCTAACGAAGCAGTAAAGAAACACAGCATGGGCGAGGTCACCAAAGTCTGGCTTTACACAGCATTTGACCATCCACACACTTCATGCGGATGCTTCGAAGCAGTAGCATTCTACATTCCAGAAGTTGACGGCTTAGCAGTAGTACACAGAGGCTTTAAAGGTGCAACAGTAAACGGTTTACCTTTCAGCACTCTAGCAGACTCAACAGCCGGCGGACGTCAAATTGACGGATTCCACGGTATGGCACTTGAGTACATGCGTAGCAGCAAATTCTTCGCAGCAGACGGTGGATGGAACCGAATCGTTTGGTTGCCAAAGGAAATCAAAGAAAAAGTCAAACAATATATTCCACAAGATGTCGTTGACAAGATTGCAACCGAAGACGACGCAAAGAACATTGAGGACCTTCAAGCATTCCTAAAGGAAAAGAGCCATCCAGTCGTCGAAAGATGGACAACAGAAGAAACTGCCGAAGAAGCAGAAGCAGCTCCTGAAGCACAAGCATTTGAGGGCATGCCCGTGATGACAACTTCATCTTTACCAATAAATGCTGGCGGCTTTAGAATAATTCTTAAAGATGCAAAAATCTATGCTTCCAAAGTTATCGTTAAACCCTTAAAAGAAGAAAAAGCAGAGAAACGGTGA
- the cdhB gene encoding CO dehydrogenase/acetyl-CoA synthase complex subunit epsilon codes for MSCEPWQCAEIAATKKANPIQKPEIAVAMIKRAARPLLVVGSNATQRCMEGKLLIDYIIDFANASKVQVVATAHMVGEFLKRGYTPAGFMTAMDIGQRVVDPTWQGIDGKGHPDLVMFVGLPYYMEALILSGLKHFAPDQKTMTLDNLYHPHASWSFPNARLDTWASNLKVMTSQFNQGGN; via the coding sequence ATGTCCTGTGAACCATGGCAATGTGCAGAAATAGCTGCAACTAAAAAAGCAAACCCAATCCAAAAACCCGAGATCGCAGTAGCAATGATCAAAAGAGCCGCCAGACCCCTTTTAGTTGTCGGCAGCAATGCCACTCAAAGGTGTATGGAAGGCAAACTACTCATTGACTACATAATTGACTTCGCAAACGCGTCCAAAGTTCAAGTAGTCGCAACAGCCCACATGGTCGGTGAATTCCTCAAACGAGGATACACCCCTGCAGGTTTCATGACTGCAATGGACATCGGCCAAAGAGTGGTTGACCCAACATGGCAAGGTATAGACGGCAAAGGCCACCCAGACCTAGTAATGTTTGTTGGTTTACCCTACTATATGGAAGCACTTATCCTATCAGGACTCAAACACTTTGCACCAGACCAGAAAACCATGACCCTTGACAACTTGTATCATCCACATGCAAGCTGGTCATTCCCCAACGCACGTCTAGACACATGGGCATCAAACCTCAAAGTCATGACCTCACAATTCAACCAAGGAGGAAACTAA
- the cdhA gene encoding CO dehydrogenase/acetyl-CoA synthase complex subunit alpha, with protein MTSKNVRVKIDEMKTNMGQIKNLELSFGKVVTDNWNEPMGPTPMPHITTLRDWDMKLLNKYKPFYMPDCDLCCLCTYGKCDLTAGKRGACGLNIADQSSRIVLIACCIGAATHNGHARHVVDHLIEVYGRKFPLNVGGLNVKVEAPVTRLVTGVKPETLGDLDDILSYTESQITHLVSAAHTGQESNNLDFESKAFHAGRMDQVGMEIADLCQISTLGFPKADPEAPLIQMGIGTVDNTKPVIMCIGHNVVPSVGIIDYMKDHKLDDKMEVVGLCCTAIDNTRYYERAKIVGPISWELRYIRGGFADVVVLDEQCVRTDCNLEAERVKAPVIAASEKNCIGYKDRTNDPVDQIVDDLVSYRVSGVLILDPEKVGEVAVRVAQKVAPLRKKMKSLPELDQIKELAKKCRHCNLCQRSCPQDLSIEPAVRAAAEGDYSKLAALYEACIGCGRCEEACPVKLEIHSFILKVGEKNMLEEKNFCRSGRGAVSDVEIRSVGGPIVLGEIPGIVALVGCANYPNGGKDVYDIAREFALRRYIVCLTGCSAMSAGSYKNEDGKTLYEEFPGGFEAGGVLNNGSCVSNPHIAGAAIKVANIFAKRNLRGNYEEIADYIHNRVGAVGLAWGAYSQKAASIASGFWSLGVPVLVGPHGSKYRRMLMGRSDKPENWEVYDARTGNKVNVGPCPEHLFQTVETPQEAMVQIAKLCLRPNDTWKGRMGKLTHYIDLHKRHYGIMPPDIHQFIRTPADIPITMKDEITEILKAKDWKESIIPDPTMLQRMVRKVKE; from the coding sequence TTGACTAGTAAAAACGTCCGTGTTAAAATAGACGAAATGAAGACCAATATGGGTCAAATTAAAAACTTGGAATTATCCTTTGGCAAAGTTGTCACCGACAACTGGAATGAGCCAATGGGTCCAACCCCAATGCCTCATATAACCACCCTACGAGACTGGGACATGAAACTGCTAAACAAATACAAGCCCTTTTACATGCCTGACTGCGACCTCTGCTGTCTTTGCACATACGGAAAATGTGACTTGACAGCTGGAAAACGCGGTGCATGCGGGCTTAACATTGCCGACCAGTCTTCTCGTATCGTGCTTATTGCATGTTGTATTGGAGCTGCAACCCACAACGGTCATGCTAGGCACGTTGTTGACCACTTAATCGAGGTATATGGTCGCAAATTCCCGCTCAACGTAGGCGGCTTAAACGTGAAAGTTGAAGCGCCAGTAACCAGACTTGTCACAGGCGTAAAACCTGAAACCCTTGGCGACTTGGATGATATTTTATCATACACAGAATCACAAATTACCCATCTAGTTTCTGCAGCACACACAGGTCAAGAATCTAACAATTTAGATTTTGAATCCAAAGCATTCCACGCAGGCAGAATGGACCAAGTGGGTATGGAAATCGCAGACCTCTGTCAAATTTCAACCTTAGGCTTCCCAAAAGCAGACCCAGAAGCACCACTTATACAAATGGGCATCGGAACAGTTGATAACACAAAACCAGTTATCATGTGCATCGGTCACAACGTCGTGCCTTCCGTTGGAATTATCGATTACATGAAAGATCACAAACTCGACGATAAAATGGAAGTCGTCGGTCTATGTTGCACTGCCATTGACAACACAAGGTACTACGAACGTGCAAAAATTGTTGGTCCAATCTCTTGGGAACTCCGCTACATACGCGGCGGTTTCGCAGACGTAGTCGTCTTAGACGAACAATGTGTTCGAACTGACTGCAACTTAGAAGCTGAACGTGTCAAAGCTCCAGTTATTGCAGCATCTGAAAAGAACTGTATCGGCTACAAAGACCGTACAAATGATCCAGTAGACCAAATCGTAGATGATCTAGTCAGCTACAGAGTATCTGGTGTTCTGATCCTTGACCCAGAAAAAGTCGGTGAAGTCGCTGTTAGAGTAGCTCAAAAAGTTGCGCCTCTTCGCAAAAAGATGAAATCTCTGCCAGAGCTAGACCAAATTAAAGAACTCGCAAAGAAATGCCGCCACTGCAACCTATGCCAGAGAAGTTGCCCACAAGACCTTTCAATTGAACCAGCAGTACGCGCTGCAGCTGAAGGTGACTATTCCAAACTTGCAGCTCTATACGAAGCATGCATCGGTTGCGGAAGGTGCGAAGAAGCCTGCCCAGTTAAACTAGAAATCCACAGCTTCATACTCAAAGTCGGCGAAAAGAACATGCTTGAAGAGAAAAACTTCTGTCGCTCAGGCAGAGGTGCAGTCTCAGACGTCGAAATCAGAAGCGTCGGTGGTCCAATCGTACTCGGCGAAATTCCAGGAATTGTCGCATTAGTAGGTTGCGCTAACTACCCCAACGGTGGAAAAGACGTTTATGATATCGCCAGAGAATTCGCTTTACGCCGATACATAGTGTGCCTTACTGGTTGCTCAGCAATGTCTGCAGGCAGCTACAAGAATGAGGACGGCAAGACCCTCTACGAGGAATTCCCAGGCGGATTCGAAGCTGGAGGAGTACTCAACAATGGTTCATGCGTTTCAAATCCACACATTGCAGGTGCAGCAATCAAAGTAGCAAACATCTTTGCCAAACGAAACTTACGAGGTAACTACGAGGAAATCGCCGATTACATACACAACCGTGTAGGCGCAGTCGGTTTAGCTTGGGGTGCATACTCCCAGAAAGCAGCATCAATTGCATCAGGCTTCTGGAGCTTAGGTGTACCAGTCCTTGTAGGTCCACACGGCAGCAAATACCGCAGAATGCTTATGGGTAGATCAGACAAACCAGAAAACTGGGAAGTTTACGATGCCCGAACAGGCAACAAAGTAAACGTTGGTCCATGCCCCGAACACCTCTTCCAAACAGTCGAAACACCACAAGAAGCAATGGTGCAAATCGCAAAACTCTGCCTAAGACCAAACGACACATGGAAAGGACGTATGGGCAAACTAACCCACTACATCGACCTACACAAACGTCACTACGGCATAATGCCCCCAGACATCCACCAGTTCATCCGAACACCAGCTGACATACCAATCACAATGAAAGATGAAATAACCGAGATCCTGAAAGCAAAAGATTGGAAGGAATCAATAATTCCAGACCCAACAATGCTTCAGAGAATGGTAAGGAAAGTTAAGGAGTGA
- a CDS encoding AAA family ATPase, with amino-acid sequence MKTLVTVGRGGTGKSSFTALMAKCLIEAGVSPILLVDADPDQNLGEMLGVELKEAGKSTIADLIVSTFIEHGGTTVGVPPTQRIESRIWENGLYEGNHFDFMAVGTKWVEGCYCMPNSALKGALESLTKTYKFVLIDSPAGLENLNRRITSTVNDIFEVLDHSKKSLDHVRRAVRIIKEVDMKYENFYLVGGYRFPEERGALAEQELKFKYLGKIAPDEALDDCVLAGESLLDLPSDNEAYLSVKAILKTLGYI; translated from the coding sequence TTGAAAACTCTTGTTACTGTTGGTCGCGGAGGAACCGGAAAATCCAGTTTTACAGCGTTAATGGCTAAATGTCTTATTGAAGCAGGCGTATCCCCTATTCTTCTAGTTGATGCTGACCCTGACCAAAACCTCGGCGAAATGCTGGGTGTAGAGCTAAAAGAAGCTGGAAAATCCACAATTGCAGACCTCATTGTTAGCACATTTATTGAGCATGGTGGTACAACTGTTGGTGTTCCTCCAACTCAGCGTATTGAGAGCAGGATTTGGGAAAACGGGCTCTATGAGGGTAACCATTTTGATTTTATGGCGGTTGGTACCAAATGGGTTGAAGGCTGCTATTGCATGCCAAACTCAGCCTTGAAAGGTGCTTTGGAATCTTTAACAAAAACCTACAAATTCGTGCTCATTGACTCCCCTGCTGGGCTTGAAAACCTCAACCGCAGAATCACATCAACAGTTAACGACATTTTTGAGGTGCTTGACCACTCCAAAAAATCTCTTGACCACGTGCGCCGGGCAGTTAGAATCATCAAAGAAGTTGACATGAAATATGAAAACTTTTACTTAGTTGGCGGTTACCGATTCCCAGAAGAACGGGGTGCCCTAGCTGAGCAAGAGCTTAAATTTAAGTATCTTGGAAAAATTGCTCCAGACGAGGCATTAGATGATTGTGTTTTGGCGGGTGAATCTTTGCTTGATTTACCTAGTGATAATGAAGCATACTTGTCGGTAAAAGCAATTCTGAAAACTTTAGGCTACATATAA
- the tsaA gene encoding tRNA (N6-threonylcarbamoyladenosine(37)-N6)-methyltransferase TrmO → MNKITYIPIGVIRTPFKEPKNVPIQAAASKDTSGTIEICPQYVEGLKDLDGFSHIILLYHFHLVTDCSLMVKPFLDDKLHGIFATRAPARPNKIGFSVVKLKKIEQNVLFVENLDIVDGTPLLDIKPYVPKFDHRETVEIGWFSSKINKLPETRDDGRFCK, encoded by the coding sequence CTGAATAAAATAACCTACATACCTATAGGCGTTATTCGCACGCCGTTTAAGGAACCAAAAAATGTTCCCATACAAGCCGCAGCATCCAAAGATACTTCGGGGACAATCGAAATATGCCCTCAATATGTGGAGGGTTTAAAAGACCTTGACGGTTTCTCCCATATCATCTTGCTGTATCATTTTCATCTGGTAACTGACTGTTCTTTGATGGTTAAACCCTTCCTTGACGATAAACTTCACGGGATTTTTGCAACCCGCGCGCCTGCTCGACCAAATAAAATCGGTTTCTCCGTAGTGAAACTTAAAAAAATAGAGCAAAATGTGCTGTTTGTTGAGAATCTTGATATTGTTGATGGCACTCCCTTGTTGGATATTAAACCTTATGTTCCAAAATTTGACCATCGAGAAACAGTTGAAATTGGCTGGTTTAGCAGCAAAATCAACAAGCTGCCTGAAACGCGGGATGACGGCAGATTCTGCAAGTAA
- a CDS encoding AAA family ATPase, which yields MKIAVSGKGGVGKTLIAGGLAKGFTDRGLKTIAIDADSSPNLGLTLGLTPEETRKIVPISENKPLVDSKTDTGYSGVYNLNFRVDDIVKQYAVPTPLGANLIVMGTVHSMGAGCMCAPTAVIRALLRHLVVERGEAVILDLEAGVEHIGRGTAEQVDALIIVADSNLKSLEIAKHINDMALAAGMKQLFLVGNRVMNDVQKEAIQNFADQNGIAMLAFVPWDQAVIEADMMGQTPLKNKEIAAVKAIDDICELLLKKP from the coding sequence ATGAAAATTGCTGTTTCTGGTAAAGGCGGCGTTGGTAAAACCCTTATCGCGGGGGGTTTAGCTAAGGGTTTCACAGACCGTGGATTAAAAACGATAGCTATTGATGCAGATTCTTCTCCCAATTTAGGCTTAACATTGGGGTTAACACCTGAGGAAACCCGAAAAATTGTTCCAATTTCCGAAAACAAACCGCTAGTAGATTCAAAAACTGACACTGGCTACTCAGGCGTATACAACCTTAACTTTCGAGTTGACGATATAGTAAAACAGTACGCTGTACCTACCCCATTGGGTGCAAACTTGATTGTAATGGGCACTGTTCATTCTATGGGTGCGGGTTGTATGTGTGCTCCAACAGCCGTTATCCGCGCACTTTTGCGTCATCTTGTTGTTGAACGGGGTGAAGCAGTGATTTTAGATCTTGAAGCCGGCGTGGAACACATCGGTAGAGGAACCGCAGAACAGGTTGATGCTCTGATAATTGTTGCTGACTCAAACTTGAAGTCATTAGAAATCGCCAAGCACATCAATGATATGGCGTTGGCTGCGGGTATGAAACAGCTATTTTTGGTGGGTAACCGTGTGATGAATGATGTCCAAAAAGAAGCTATTCAGAACTTTGCTGACCAAAACGGCATTGCTATGCTTGCGTTTGTGCCTTGGGACCAAGCGGTAATCGAAGCTGATATGATGGGGCAAACCCCGCTAAAAAACAAGGAAATTGCCGCAGTTAAAGCAATAGATGATATTTGTGAGCTTTTGTTAAAGAAGCCATAG
- a CDS encoding Hsp20/alpha crystallin family protein has protein sequence MSTDEDYPEGYRKRKSPSKDPFFSDIDKMFHEMEKMMEEEFKDFSQKIPKEYVKERKLPDGSTEKEFGPFVYGYSMKIGSDGKPEIQEFGNLKKNQKGLPQVKEEREPLVDIIDTSSEIRVVVELPGVDKSDIELHGTEKSLTISVDTVQYKYYKDVALPAKVKAKEATSTYKNGVLEVVLPKNETENKPKGEPIDIK, from the coding sequence TTGTCAACGGATGAAGATTACCCTGAAGGGTATCGTAAACGCAAAAGTCCATCAAAAGACCCATTTTTCAGCGACATCGACAAAATGTTTCACGAAATGGAAAAGATGATGGAAGAAGAATTCAAAGATTTCAGCCAGAAAATCCCAAAAGAGTACGTTAAAGAACGCAAACTGCCTGACGGCAGCACAGAAAAAGAGTTTGGACCCTTTGTTTATGGTTACAGCATGAAGATTGGTTCTGACGGCAAACCAGAAATTCAGGAGTTTGGCAACCTAAAGAAAAACCAGAAAGGGCTGCCTCAGGTTAAAGAAGAACGTGAACCGCTTGTCGACATAATTGATACTTCAAGCGAAATTCGTGTGGTTGTAGAGTTGCCAGGTGTGGATAAAAGCGATATTGAACTTCACGGAACAGAAAAATCCTTAACCATTTCAGTTGACACAGTCCAGTACAAATACTATAAAGATGTAGCATTGCCCGCTAAAGTGAAAGCTAAAGAGGCAACCTCAACATACAAAAATGGTGTCTTAGAAGTGGTTTTGCCTAAAAACGAAACAGAAAACAAGCCTAAAGGCGAACCAATCGACATAAAATAG
- a CDS encoding DUF131 domain-containing protein — protein sequence MTENYEENGEGTFFGRGFWLLSAGLILIFVGFAVVIISSLLSSAGSGSVGGVILIGPIPIVFGSGPDAGWLVLIGVVITILSLVSFLLLNRRRKIIG from the coding sequence ATGACGGAAAATTATGAGGAAAATGGTGAGGGCACATTTTTTGGCAGAGGGTTTTGGTTGCTTTCTGCGGGATTAATTTTGATTTTTGTGGGGTTTGCAGTTGTGATTATTTCTTCTCTGTTGTCCAGTGCTGGTTCGGGTAGTGTGGGCGGTGTGATTCTTATTGGTCCAATACCGATTGTTTTTGGTTCGGGTCCTGATGCTGGTTGGCTTGTTTTAATCGGGGTTGTTATTACAATTTTGAGTTTAGTGTCTTTTTTGTTGCTGAATAGACGAAGAAAAATTATTGGTTAA
- a CDS encoding DUF131 domain-containing protein, whose protein sequence is MDTSAFFSLGTLLIIVGVIVVILAVILSSTSRGDREKAKVKGAGVVMIGPIPIIFGTDKKSATTVVALALALTIILIVYYLLVR, encoded by the coding sequence ATGGATACATCTGCCTTTTTTTCTTTGGGCACCCTGCTGATTATAGTTGGAGTAATCGTGGTTATTTTAGCTGTTATTTTATCATCAACAAGCCGTGGGGACAGGGAAAAAGCCAAAGTTAAGGGTGCAGGAGTAGTGATGATTGGTCCTATCCCAATTATTTTTGGAACAGACAAAAAATCAGCAACAACTGTTGTGGCACTTGCTTTAGCGTTAACAATTATTTTGATTGTGTATTATTTGCTTGTGAGGTAA
- a CDS encoding OB-fold nucleic acid binding domain-containing protein, whose amino-acid sequence MTPNEIIQQIQAKKPEITQQQIMENLETEKKRSGGLLGDETLLRLIAARFGIEIPYNRFYPSNLSSKHLFAGLNDVTVEGRLLAVFPSKTFSKGDKSGKFATLFLADGDGLLRVVLWDKKADMVDNGQLKTNQVICLRHGYTKADRSGKAEMHMGTKSKIEIQDSTSCQYPTSEKFAIKISQLSRDNQPVFLLGTVKEVSGLSRFSRNDQSDGSFLRFILVDDSGQVNVVAWNETAEELQKVLKAGVMLQLVNARVREAQNGGLELHVDSNVLANILEP is encoded by the coding sequence ATGACCCCAAACGAAATAATCCAGCAAATACAAGCAAAAAAGCCCGAAATAACTCAGCAGCAAATCATGGAAAACTTGGAAACAGAAAAAAAACGGTCAGGCGGACTGCTGGGCGATGAAACCCTGCTGCGGTTGATTGCTGCGAGATTTGGCATAGAAATCCCCTACAACAGATTTTACCCGTCTAACCTATCTAGTAAGCATTTGTTTGCTGGCTTAAACGATGTAACTGTTGAGGGGCGTTTGCTGGCGGTTTTTCCATCGAAAACTTTTAGCAAGGGAGATAAATCAGGTAAATTTGCTACCTTGTTTTTAGCTGATGGTGATGGACTTTTACGTGTGGTGCTTTGGGACAAAAAAGCAGACATGGTTGACAACGGGCAACTCAAAACAAATCAGGTCATTTGCCTGCGCCACGGCTACACAAAAGCAGACCGATCAGGTAAAGCCGAGATGCACATGGGAACCAAAAGCAAAATTGAAATCCAAGACTCGACATCATGCCAGTACCCTACCTCTGAAAAGTTCGCCATTAAAATCAGCCAGTTAAGCAGGGATAATCAGCCTGTTTTTCTTTTGGGAACTGTCAAGGAGGTTTCTGGGTTGAGCAGGTTTTCAAGAAATGACCAGTCGGATGGCTCATTTTTGCGGTTTATTCTTGTAGATGATTCTGGGCAAGTTAATGTGGTTGCTTGGAATGAGACAGCAGAGGAGCTACAAAAAGTGCTTAAGGCAGGGGTTATGTTGCAGTTGGTGAATGCCAGAGTTAGGGAGGCCCAGAATGGCGGTTTGGAGCTTCATGTGGACTCAAATGTGCTGGCTAATATTTTGGAACCTTAA
- a CDS encoding 4Fe-4S dicluster domain-containing protein, translated as MQSANNEQRKFVSVDPSKCTGCGLCEYSCTMEKGEKVWNPTLSRIRVVRMKPVLNFALSCRFCDDARCVKACPEKAIMQAEGTGILVIDEAKCKGCDWCVQACEHGGITIHPETGKAIACNLCGGEPKCIENCPEEALTLVSTDEEADKRFNDALTNMPEQIAKLETIVKNKDWKPLLAEAEKRSMKISENLEKMNRKKKEEAEKSE; from the coding sequence ATGCAATCAGCCAATAACGAGCAAAGAAAATTTGTATCAGTTGACCCCAGCAAATGTACTGGATGCGGACTGTGCGAATACTCCTGTACCATGGAAAAAGGCGAAAAAGTTTGGAATCCCACCCTCTCCAGAATACGAGTCGTCCGCATGAAGCCCGTGCTAAATTTCGCGTTATCCTGCCGTTTCTGTGACGATGCAAGATGCGTTAAAGCATGCCCAGAAAAAGCAATCATGCAAGCCGAAGGTACAGGAATACTAGTTATTGATGAAGCTAAATGCAAAGGCTGTGATTGGTGTGTTCAAGCTTGTGAACATGGTGGAATAACAATCCATCCTGAAACTGGAAAAGCCATCGCATGCAACCTGTGCGGAGGCGAACCAAAATGTATCGAAAACTGCCCAGAAGAAGCACTCACACTAGTAAGCACAGATGAGGAAGCTGACAAACGATTCAATGATGCATTAACAAATATGCCTGAACAAATTGCAAAACTGGAAACCATTGTTAAAAACAAAGACTGGAAACCATTGCTTGCCGAAGCTGAGAAGCGGTCAATGAAAATCTCAGAAAATCTTGAGAAAATGAACAGGAAAAAGAAAGAAGAAGCCGAAAAAAGCGAATAA